A window from Plasmodium chabaudi chabaudi strain AS genome assembly, chromosome: 11 encodes these proteins:
- a CDS encoding chromatin assembly factor 1 subunit A, putative, with product MPHVYLPQILWHSKDNKRSDRIYSVDIQPYPNYYSVKKLHKKYERFKTFLKDKENKYEINNFDQNIEDNEHNTISPSDDNKNVSLKIDKAINSVNKNNSNHTINNIYQNSSVNKNNHLLNDISNGDNDNEHSSQSKYSFNNATPKFFVDKDTRPQRKKAIKLNIATCGADEFVHIWRVYINENLTVRCLSRFIGHNGEINCVRFNKNGRYLASGGEDKFLYIWEKSKKPKNIPLGYDASFLDYKEWWNIVGSFRCSGVINSITWSDNDTLYIGNEDNNINIIEFVKNSSCKVKVLEGHTGIIQGISLDINSEILASLSADQTLKIWKKKVDGKSWKLENSIKNIKTDQLEKKSTSYISYNEYEYNEKNTEKNDYNNSYKKEEKQSLENTNNNSNTSPNDDKERRDQFLLEKNRIEEYDENKKMFLKKKDEHLEEDHEEEEEEKKLKRCLFSSEEMLPSFFRRIDFSPSGDYLIAPSGIQFEQVEKNNKNDDNTKTNYQIKAYSCFYIYHKNLFIKYNIPFFTVFSQTSHFLVAKFNYNTYKLRTQENILKKCYKHLLENCLDTEKESNQPNKKRKSFEESSILAELKNYNHLLKLNYEKTLLFNDKEVQNNECDNISSTISDISDQSDYTNESVKDYPSDYPLSNNADNPGEPKTVKNEFEDAEMEEDEEDRDGEEKDVENDNTKDEAKEEETKKTEQKDQSPNNDNNKSNNIDNINEDKQNDLDALCENKDKKEERYIYALGTFDGSVYFYDSEILDMPFSIVKNIHLCPITDISWNNLGNICACSSSDGYVSFYYFDKKELGNVKSYKNYYFGKKCNDLTFDENYFENIYYDEVNFLNKDELNDYTSSEDESDGEISQSNKDEPKVRRINLIVGNAANFVLAQNGKK from the coding sequence atgcCACACGTTTATTTGCCACAAATTTTATGGCATAGCaaagataataaaagaagCGACCGAATTTATTCAGTAGACATACAACCATACccaaattattatagtGTAAAAAAgctacataaaaaatatgaacgatttaaaacttttctaaaagataaagaaaataaatatgaaataaataattttgatcaAAATATCGAAGATAACGAACATAATACAATATCGCCTTCCGATGATAACAAAAATGTGtcattaaaaatagataAGGCCATAAATtctgtaaataaaaataacagtAATCATaccataaataatatttatcaaaatagtagtgtaaacaaaaacaatcatttattaaacGACATTTCAAATGGAGATAATGATAACGAACATTCTTCCCAAAGTAAATATTCGTTTAATAATGCTACCCCCAAATTTTTCGTAGATAAGGATACCCGTCCTCAAAGAAAAAAAGCTATCAAGCTTAATATAGCTACTTGTGGAGCCGATGAGTTTGTGCACATATGGAGGGTATATAtcaatgaaaatttaacaGTTAGATGCTTAAGTAGATTTATAGGACATAATGGTGAAATTAATTGTGTTCGTTTCAATAAAAACGGTAGATATTTAGCTAGTGGTGGTGaagataaatttttatatatatgggaaaaaagcaaaaaaccaaaaaatataccatTAGGATATGATGCAAGTTTTCTTGATTATAAAGAATGGTGGAATATTGTTGGATCCTTTAGATGTAGTGGTGTTATAAATAGCATTACATGGTCTGATAATGATACGCTATATATAGGTAatgaagataataatattaatataattgaatttgttaaaaattCATCATGTAAAGTTAAAGTTTTAGAAGGACATACAGGAATTATTCAAGGTATATCATTAGACATCAATAGTGAAATATTAGCATCTCTTAGTGCTGATCAAACTCTTAAAAtctggaaaaaaaaagttgatGGGAAATCTTGGAAACTTGAAAActctataaaaaatattaaaaccGATCAACtcgaaaaaaaatccaCATCATATATTTCGTATAACGAATATGAATACAATGAAAAGAAtactgaaaaaaatgattataataattcatataaaaaagaagaaaagcAAAGTCttgaaaatacaaataataattcaaatacTAGCccaaatgatgataaagaAAGAAGAGATCAGTttttattagaaaaaaatagaatagaagaatatgatgaaaataaaaaaatgtttttaaaaaaaaaagacgaACATTTAGAAGAAGATCACGAAGAAGAAGAGgaggaaaaaaaactaaaaagatgtttattttcaagTGAAGAAATGTTAccatcattttttagaCGTATAGACTTTTCACCAAGTGGCGATTATCTAATAGCCCCTAGTGGAATTCAATTTGAAcaagttgaaaaaaataacaaaaatgatgataataccaaaacaaattatcaaataaaagcTTATAGTtgcttttatatatatcataaaaatttatttattaaatataatattcctttttttactGTTTTCTCTCAAACTAGCCATTTTCTAGTAgcaaaatttaattataacacatataaattaagaacacaagaaaatatattaaaaaaatgctatAAACATTTATTGGAAAATTGTTTAGATACAGAAAAGGAATCGAATCAACCTAataagaaaagaaaatcaTTTGAAGAATCTTCAATTCTTgctgaattaaaaaattacaatcACCTAttgaaattaaattatgaaaaaacattattatttaatgataaGGAGGtgcaaaataatgaatgcGACAACATAAGTAGCACTATTTCAGATATCAGTGACCAGTCTGATTACACTAATGAATCAGTGAAAGATTATCCATCTGATTATCCTTTATCTAATAATGCAGATAACCCAGGAGAGCCCAAAACAGTAAAAAACGAATTTGAAGATGCAGAAATGGAAGAAGATGAAGAGGACAGGGACGGTGAAGAAAAGGATGTGGAAAATGACAATACCAAAGATGAAGCAAAAGAagaagaaacaaaaaaaacagaacAAAAAGATCAATCACCAAACAATGACAATAACAAAAGTAATAACATTGATAACATAAATGAagataaacaaaatgattTAGATGCATTatgtgaaaataaagataaaaaagaagaaagatatatatatgcattggGAACATTTGATGGAagtgtatatttttatgatagTGAAATTTTAGATATGCCATTTAgtatagtaaaaaatattcatttatgtCCCATTACAGATATATCATGGAATAATTTAGGAAACATATGCGCATGCTCAAGTTCAGATGGATATGTtagtttttattattttgataaaaaagaattagGAAATGttaaatcatataaaaattattattttggtaaaaaatgtaatgaTTTAACAtttgatgaaaattattttgaaaacatatattacgATGaagtaaattttttaaataaagatgaGTTAAATGATTACACATCTAGTGAAGATGAATCTGATGGAGAAATTTCACAATCTAATAAAGATGAACCAAAAGTTCGAcgaattaatttaattgttGGAAATGCTgcaaattttgttttagcacaaaatggaaaaaaataa
- a CDS encoding vacuolar protein sorting-associated protein 11, putative, protein MFNFRNLLLFNRDQTKDTRGIKHFLNSYEGIYFSLSKKFINVFVDKIHYIDPVNLTSITINTDFIVIDYCFNENHKNLLVLGKAKNVLLCSIYNIRGERYILVKKVQISKNIQNATKTLISKCLSYIITLEKKKVSFYLFNNDYYIVGTEFIEVEEDLFENMYLCKDDIFVIIKKNSIDIYKLVINTSSISYIHIQEISLSITINDSDQNKQDEATNNTKNSEEPLITSYNEQINILYICDNSVNTLYIIDLTNRSLEFILLENKVVNLFTVKFYLIILNEINKKLFLNIYIIYEDIKLLAYNTTINYLITNVAFFNNLIFLIIDQQVNNPDVKVDKLYFYEQLVMKWNGKDSVENIQNIKRGSKDHIINNSYEETAENILHDDIDILKIYNDNVNNNNNEHTTIDRNPLKGIGNNNNNTIKYENDKNYDIFLEKKSDKIKHENNNNIESKQLSLVDPFQLNKFSTSYRNKIKLILKEKNINEIVNIFKKKKLFLWLIKYSNLNKNYHHSINFPYIHKIYADFLFEKEQYEKAMDYYINTIEFLETATVIQKYLNLDLYEYLSIYLEKLHDLNIFNDEHTMILLSCYKRQYKKKKIISFIKNNKNKINLNKVYKFLLNIGYYNVVLNFSKKNKDHLTYTSILIDKYENYQKCLKYIFKLDIQNICILLFKYGYKFIKYFPDLTISLLKKIIKKYDLNLTIFIPLFLDNNNFLFNFILKFLDQNEKNNLLMQKYETHNSKTHKNKKSKQHHEGHTKDNLENEERNKINNADRMHNKKIEFDIFNDEYDYVLFITVMQILLQKFKQKENNSILTYNIDKLIKNNDKNITYLSVILLSVYNYNKGLLYISNKMKKYDISFLFYTNKIINKFKSEYNQQLKLLKQNELDQNLNVFQELETKFNKNIFNSCLHLLKLNDCAYYNYIFYYLSILNDDQLIIKFIKIIQKKYSFSILNFISILQKYNKNYNCIKKILLTYINEMDEDINDKYSQILTDKKELYKLNKKKYSYKYHFRIIDSTYCYICKDVLSLPVVHFMCNHSYHYYCLNETETCILCRNKDNEKKLLKDKAKNAVTNFDEFFKFLQGSNDKFAFISNYLSYDSISTK, encoded by the exons ATGTTCAACTTTAGAAATTTACTTCTTTTTAATAGAGACCAGACGAAAGATACAA gaggaataaaacattttttaaatagctATGaaggaatatatttttctttatcgaAAAAGTTTATAAATGTGTTTGTTGACAAAATCCATTATATAGATCCCGTAAATTTAACCTCAATTACAATAAACACCGATTTTATAGTCATCGATTATTGCTTCAATGAAAATCACAAAAATCTCTTAGTATTAGG AAAAGCCAAAAATGTGCTCCTATGCAGTATTTACAACATAAGGGGCGAACGTTATATTCTCGTAAAAAAAGTTCaaataagtaaaaatattcaaaatgcCACGAAAACTCTAATATCAAAATGTTTAAGCTACATAATTAcgttagaaaaaaaaaaagtttcgTTTTATCTTTTCAATAATGATTACTATATTGTTGGAACAGAATTTATTGAGGTAGAGGAggatttatttgaaaatatgtatttgtgtaaagatgatatatttgtaataataaagaaaaattctatagatatatataaattagttATAAACACATCGTCAATTAGTTATATTCACATTCAAGAGATTAGTCTGTCCATTACCATCAATGATAGCGATCAAAATAAGCAAGATGAAGCCactaataatacaaaaaattctGAAGAACCATTAATAACATCATATAATGAacaaataaacattttatacatttgtGATAATTCTGTAAACACATTATACATCATAGATTTAACTAATAGAAGTCtagaatttattttattagaaaataaagttGTCAACTTATTTACAgtcaaattttatttaataatacttaatgaaataaataaaaaattattcttaaatatatatatcatatatgaagatattaaattattagcTTATAATACAACAATTAACTACTTAATAACAAATgttgcattttttaataacttgatttttttaatcattGATCAGCAAGTAAATAATCCTGATGTAAAAGTTGATAAGCTTTATTTCTATGAACAATTAGTTATGAAATGGAATGGAAAAGATAGCGtagaaaatatacaaaatataaaaagaggAAGTAAAGaccatattattaataattcatatgAAGAGACTGCGGAAAATATACTACATGAtgatatagatatattaaaaatatacaatgaCAACgtcaataataataataatgaacaCACAACCATAGACAGAAATCCTTTAAAAGGAATTGGaaacaataataacaatactattaaatatgaaaacgATAAAAactatgatatatttttagaaaaaaaatcggataaaattaaacatgaaaataataataatatagaatcTAAACAGTTATCGCTTGTAGACCCATttcaattaaataaattctCTACAAgttatagaaataaaatcaaattaatattaaaggaaaaaaatattaatgaaattgttaatatttttaaaaaaaaaaaactatttttatggcttataaaatattccaatttaaataaaaattatcatcattctattaattttccatatatacacaaaatatatgcagactttttatttgaaaaagaacaatatgaaaaagctatggattattatataaatacaattgAATTTTTAGAAACAGCTACAgttattcaaaaatatttaaatttagatttatatgaatatttatctatatatttagaaaaattacacgatctaaatattttcaatgaTGAACACACAATGATACTCTTATCTTGTTACAAAagacaatataaaaaaaaaaaaattatatcttttataaaaaataataaaaataaaattaatttaaataaagtatataaattcttattaaatattggCTATTATAATGTTGTTCTAAatttttccaaaaaaaataaagaccATCTAACATATACATCCATATTAattgataaatatgaaaattatcaaaaatgcttaaaatatatattcaaattggatatccaaaatatatgtatactaCTCTTTAAATATGGctacaaatttattaaatattttcctgATTTAACCATATccttattaaaaaaaataataaaaaaatatgatttaaatttaacaatatttattcCACTATTTTtggataataataatttcctttttaattttattctcAAATTTCTTgatcaaaatgaaaaaaataatttgttaaTGCAAAAGTATGAAACACATAATTCCAAAACAcacaaaaacaaaaaatcgAAGCAACATCATGAAGGACACACAAAAGACAATTTGGAAAACGAAGAAAGAAACAAAATCAATAATGCCGACCGaatgcataataaaaaaatagagtTCGACATATTTAATGATGAATATGATTATGTGTTATTTATAACTGTTATGCAAATACtattacaaaaatttaaacaGAAAGAGAATAATTCAATATTAACCTATAATATAGATAagctaataaaaaataatgataaaaatataacatatttatctgttatattattatcagtatataattacaacaaaggattattatatatatctaataaaatgaaaaaatatgatatttcttttcttttttacactaataaaattataaataaatttaaatccGAATATAATCaacaattaaaattgttaaaacaaaatgagcTCGATCAAAATCTTAATGTATTTCAAGAACTAGAAACCAAGttcaacaaaaatatatttaattcatgTTTACACCTTTTAAAACTAAATGATTGCGCAtactataattatatattctacTATCTATCTATTCTTAATGATGAtcaattaattattaagtttataaaaattatacaaaaaaaatattctttttccatattaaattttatttctatattacaaaaatataataaaaattacaactgcattaaaaaaatacttcttacatatattaatgaaatggatgaagatataaatgataaatacaGCCAAATTTTAACAGacaaaaaagaattatataaacttaataaaaaaaaatattcatataaatatcattTCCGAATAATTGATAGTACTTATTGCTATATTTGTAAAGATGTCTTATCATTACCAGTTGTCCATTTTATGTGTAACCAttcatatcattattattgtttaaatGAAACAGAAACTTGTATATTATGCagaaataaagataatgaGAAAAAGTTGTTAAAAGATAAGGCAAAAAATGCTGTTACAAACTTTGATGaattctttaaatttttacaagGATCCAATGATAAATTTGCTTTCATTTCAAATTACTTATCTTATGATAGTATTTCaaccaaataa
- a CDS encoding anaphase-promoting complex subunit 3, putative translates to MEKRNSNMSDYLDFLAFAVHLSKKYNLKFQKKLYQDLLDSYFYKKNHKIINNVFINESYLNYDDLNELYKYTKDKCNENNCDNIIKYGYVYSCYKLKKEKRKDIVLMILDEDFLKYSCNDNISNNYDDRYKYYEQKDIKVYENNFYNVKCMPGYSIGYYLLGKIYEKELKEEWFDERKKKVLIDISFYCYYLCFKSCPFLICSLRKLLMLYGKFYCNNMYMEEVRKVSKFYNFEIDIYKKWKNRSLNHNKDGEEDMKENFDNSIIELIDLKQIKVININNCDFILSLIEEENINRYFLEWTDHFKDHVNENICKVNNIISKIGINDLIVIGKFYFYFYINNFKRCLMILEEWRNEPIFSICIFYIKGLCYFFLRNYEKSIIFFEVIQDIDCYFTKHLPFLSTCYWHKKDIEKIEYILTDYPKRKLNEHFLCVIGNYFSLKNKKEIAASFFRKAIQLNIYYEYSYILYSCETKYLGETQKSALALAKCLKINPCNFKAHLLLSIILFEERSFELCNFHLSLCLKLNNTDGLICLYLASIYNYSGKYESALLCLKHAEENIYNKIELFIMQGIIFLKIKRNVDALNSFLKAQKINPKCNYINTLVAFTLVLENKFETAKKIIKEMILESSQDVNKNMLKYIYKCCDLKTASSDCVLNKIEHFLMDRNFRDIYAFENSLLE, encoded by the coding sequence ATGGAGAAAAGGAATAGCAACATGTCTGATTACTTAGACTTCTTAGCATTTGCTGTTCATTTatcgaaaaaatataatttaaaatttcaaaaGAAATTATATCAAGATCTTTTAGatagttatttttataaaaaaaaccataaaataataaataacgTATTTATTAATGAGTCTTATTTAAACTATGATGATTTAAATGagttatacaaatatacaaaGGACAAatgtaatgaaaataattgtgataatataattaaatatggaTATGTTTACTCGTGTTATAagctaaaaaaagaaaagagaAAAGACATAGTTTTAATGATCCTAGATGAAGATTTCCTAAAATATAGTTgcaatgataatataagtaataattatgatgataggtataaatattatgaacaaaaagatataaaagtttatgaaaataactTTTATAATGTAAAATGTATGCCAGGTTATAGTATAGGATATTATTTACTcggtaaaatatatgaaaaagagTTAAAGGAAGAATGGTTTgatgaaagaaaaaaaaaggtattaatagatatatcattttattgttattatttatgttttaaatcatgtccatttttaatatgttcACTTCGAAAGTTATTAATGTTGTATGGAAAGTTTTattgtaataatatgtatatggaAGAAGTAAGAAAagtttcaaaattttataattttgaaatagacatatataaaaaatggaaaaatcgATCATTAAATCATAATAAGGATGGCGAGGAGGATATGAAAGAAAACTTTGACAATAGTATTATAGAACTTATTGATttgaaacaaataaaagttataaatataaataattgtgattttatattatcattgattgaagaagaaaacataaatagGTATTTCTTAGAATGGACAGACCATTTTAAAGATCATGTAAACgaaaatatttgtaaagtaaataatataatttctaAAATTGGTATCAACGATTTAATAGTAATAGgaaagttttatttttatttttatataaataattttaaaaggtGTTTAATGATATTAGAAGAATGGAGAAACGAACCAATTTTTagtatatgcattttttatataaaaggtttatgttattttttccttcgGAATTATGAAAAgtctataatttttttcgaaGTTATTCAAGATATAGACTGTTATTTTACAAAGCATttaccatttttatcaacTTGTTATTGGCACAAAAAggatatagaaaaaatcgAGTATATTTTAACAGACTATCCAAAGAGAAAACTAAATGAGCATTTTCTTTGCGTTATaggaaattatttttctttaaaaaataagaaagaAATTGCAGCTAGTTTTTTTCGAAAAGCAAtacaattaaatatatattatgaatactcatatattctttattcttgtgaaacaaaatatttaggGGAAACCCAAAAATCAGCTTTAGCTTTGGCAAAATGTCTTAAAATAAATCCATGTAACTTTAAAGcgcatttattattaagtattatattatttgaagaACGAAGCTTTGAATTGTgcaattttcatttaagcTTATGTCTAAAACTAAACAATACAGATGGGCttatatgcttatatttagcttcaatatataattacagTGGAAAATATGAAAGTGCATTACTTTGTTTAAAGCATGCAGAAGAaaacatttataataaaattgagcTATTCATAATGCAaggtataatatttttaaaaataaagagaaATGTAGACGCATTGAACAGTTTTTTAAAAgctcaaaaaataaatcccaaatgtaattatataaacacGCTTGTAGCATTCACATTAGTTCTAGAAAACAAATTCGAAAccgcaaaaaaaataataaaagaaatgatCCTTGAAAGTTCACAGGATGTcaacaaaaatatgttgaaatatatttataaatgctGTGATTTAAAAACTGCTTCCTCGGATTGCGTGTTAAATAAAATCGAGCATTTTCTTATGGACAGAAATTTTCGAGATATATATGCTTTTGAGAATTCGTTATTAGAATAA
- a CDS encoding rhoptry-associated protein 2/3, putative — protein MNTKHIIYLLFSFFFCHVAYGDKCAEPLTSLNFENFTLFHMLKVHDDKDEKLATWIHFFFNQFRGTDHAVGYMRQLNINIINQEDQACFIRAFNIYLLHKLSYHTKCVINNGEKNYYEKRYDIIKQYCTDFIEVVNTPSLHKYFDTIITRKIGVEEIEEDLGIIKGMIKKATLEDPAKFTADPMKALTAIKMVENVDDPSINPVKLAIRDYQLLAILSLKNHYYNSNVTSPILDVRRDIDSKVRLWFRKRSKLFPLYLDSSMMFGSFQCHVNGKTYYETPDYFVHGFFSAIKEKMTKIYIRFLSNFNNAVEKKSYKIESLKGIRYLKSLFLRKTFPNFVRLHVDYMETELSFLRETFLDMYDNTINCYATKYANKAGANFIDSKMIPD, from the coding sequence ATGAATAcaaaacatattatatatttattattttccttttttttctgcCATGTTGCTTATGGAGATAAGTGCGCAGAACCTCTTACAAGTCTTAATTTCGAAAATTTTACATTGTTTCATATGCTTAAAGTTCATGATGATAAAGACGAGAAATTAGCTACATggattcattttttttttaatcaaTTTCGTGGCACTGATCATGCTGTGGGGTATATGCGCCaactaaatataaatattataaatcaAGAAGATCAAGCATGCTTTATAAGagcatttaatatatacctGCTTCATAAGCTTTCTTATCACACTAAATGCGTAATAAATAACGGAGAAAagaattattatgaaaaaagatatgatattataaaacaatattgcACAGATTTCATTGAGGTAGTAAACACACCATCacttcataaatatttcgaTACTATAATTACAAGAAAAATAGGAGTTGAAGAAATAGAAGAAGATCTTGGTATCATAAAAGGTATGATAAAGAAAGCGACTTTGGAAGATCCTGCAAAGTTTACAGCTGATCCTATGAAAGCTTTAACCGCTATTAAAATGGTTGAAAATGTTGACGACCCATCCATAAATCCTGTAAAGTTAGCTATCCGTGATTACCAATTATTAGCTATATTAAGTTTGAAAAATCATTATTACAATTCAAATGTCACTAGCCCCATACTAGATGTTCGAAGAGATATTGATAGCAAAGTACGCTTATGGTTTAGAAAACGTAGTAAATTATTTCCTTTATATCTTGATTCTTCAATGATGTTCGGATCTTTTCAATGTCATGTGAATGGTAAAACCTATTATGAAACCCCCGACTATTTCGTTCACGGATTTTTTTCAGctattaaagaaaaaatgacgaaaatatacatacgCTTTTTGAGCAATTTTAACAATGcagtagaaaaaaaatcatataaaatagaatCATTAAAAGGTATAagatatttaaaaagtcTTTTCCTAAGAAAAACCTTCCCAAATTTTGTAAGACTGCATGTTGACTACATGGAAACCGAATTAAGCTTCTTAAGAGAAACTTTTCTTGATATGTATGATAATACTATAAATTGTTACGCCACTAAATATGCTAATAAAGCTGGTGCTAATTTTATAGATTCTAAGATGATTCCTGATTGA
- a CDS encoding skeleton-binding protein 1, putative — protein MDTKISTDTPETVSPNILLDPFLTKPQNTLHTSIDTFNPESNNPLLDTNTFNPEFNKNPLNTENKSEDTENKSLNKKKKSEDTENKSANTEQSSQYHNPLLNTMLVEELPKLPEANPIPVIGADPGPSVNTATDPAYDAQPSTSTQNYDMPTTSADSQNPVEMPESVDEMLKDQGFVNFLNTLGLLAKLQEQNAKTEQLNAINNKEEHAVQVQPPKQPKLFLPQYDISPHGNWISPLYKFQFFLTYVNEVGRIFRGRMLITLFTVIVGLSLLYAVQYTDLSSIMDKFKKKKKKKKEKTEKKEKKKKKERKEHEERQRIKERKEHEERQMIKEGKEHEERQRIKEKKEHERRQRIKEINENEGQIMKDRKARQRIKEINENEEGQSIKDRKARQRIKEKKEHERRQRIKEINENEEGQRINEINENEEGQRIKEHEERHGIRGKKEKKEHEEKHGIRDRKERKEHEERHSLRDRKERKKHEERKEQTKKPESTGEIKKQEPTGEIKKPESAEEIKKPESAGEIKNPELAGEIKKPEPTGEIKKQEPTGEIKKPEPTGEIKKPESAEEIKKTEAAEEIKNQEPAAWMMQTEHYNHSDPIEQTMSFAPIYQIG, from the exons atggATACTAAAATATCAACTGATACTCCTGAAACAGTTTCtccaaatatattattagatccatttttaacaaaacCACAAAATACATTGCATACATCTATTGATACATTCAATCCCGAATCTAACAACCCTCTTTTAGATACTAATACATTCAATCCCGAATTCAACAAAAACCCTTTAAATACCGAAAATAAATCTGAAGATACTGAAAATAAgtctttaaataaaaaaaagaaatctGAAGATACTGAAAATAAATCTGCAAATACCGAACAAAGCTCTCAATATCACAATCCATTATTAAACACGATGCTCGTTGAAGAACTTCCAAAATTACCTGAGGCAAATCCAATACCCGTTATTGGAGCTGATCCCGGTCCTAGTGTAAACACTGCAACTGATCCTGCTTATGATGCCCAACCATCAACTAGTACtcaaaattatgatatgCCAACTACAAGTGCCGATTCACAAAATCCAGTAGAAATGCCTGAAAGCGTTGATGAAATGCTTAAGGATCAAGggtttgttaattttttaaacacaTTAGGTTTATTAGCCAAATTACAAGAGCAAAATGCGAAGACAGAACAACTAAATGCTATCAATAATAAAGAGGAACATGCAGTGCAAGTACAACCCCCAAAGCAGcctaaattatttttgccACAATATGACATCAGCCCACATGGTAACTGGATATCccctttatataaatttcaaTTCTTTCTTACCTATGTCAATGAAGTTGGAAGAATATTTCGCGGAAGAATGCTAATAACATTATTTACTGTTATTGTTGGcctttctttattatatgctGTTCAATATACCGATTTATCATCTATAATG gataaatttaaaaaaaaaaaaaaaaagaaaaaagaaaaaaccgaaaaaaaagaaaaaaaaaaaaaaaaagaaagaaaagaaCACGAAGAAAGACAAAGGataaaagaaagaaaagaaCATGAAGAAAGACAAATGATAAAAGAAGGAAAAGAACACGAAGAAAGACAAAggataaaagaaaaaaaagaacacGAGAGAAGACAAAggataaaagaaataaacgAAAACGAAGGACAAATCATGAAAGACAGAAAAGCAAGACAAAggataaaagaaataaacgAAAATGAAGAAGGACAAAGCATAAAAGACAGAAAAGCAAGACAAAggataaaagaaaaaaaagaacacGAGAGAAGACAAAggataaaagaaataaacgaaaatgaagaaggacaaagaataaatgaaataaacgAAAATGAAGAAGGACAAAGAATAAAAGAACACGAAGAAAGACACGGCATAAGAggcaaaaaagaaaaaaaagaacacGAAGAAAAACACGGCATAAGAGACagaaaagaaagaaaagaaCACGAAGAAAGACACAGCCTAAGAGACagaaaagaaagaaaaaaacacgAAGAAAGAAAAGAGCAGACCAAAAAACCAGAATCAACAggagaaattaaaaaacaagaGCCAACAGGAGAAATCAAAAAACCAGAGTCAGCAGAAGAAATCAAAAAACCAGAATCAGCAGGAGAAATCAAAAATCCAGAATTAGCAGGAGAAATCAAAAAACCAGAGCCAACAggagaaattaaaaaacaagaGCCAACAggagaaataaaaaaaccaGAACCAACAGGAGAAATCAAAAAACCAGAGTCAGCAGAAGAAATCAAAAAAACAGAGGCAGcagaagaaataaaaaatcaagaGCCAGCAGCATGGATGATGCAAACAGAACACTACAACCACTCCGATCCAATAGAACAAACAATGTCATTCGCGCCAATATACCAAATTGGCTAA